The Daucus carota subsp. sativus chromosome 7, DH1 v3.0, whole genome shotgun sequence genome window below encodes:
- the LOC108195218 gene encoding uncharacterized protein LOC108195218 isoform X1 — protein sequence MKSSKLPTIRAFGQRPISSQFLSASSKGDGKVDGQSKAAGKHMRVSLSSFLDKKLQKGASLSKSVQGKQKPFSSPVIGVGVSGCREGENIGNRTGEPGLNCDIDVAFEKLKSTADKKEGFISLPANDFGGSNIHHSQGSRKRGNSFEGKDEKATARKVLVTLGDNNKNAYNPRKKQFISYEKSKPLFNHYANGSGWWDSNMEGVDNEEVGCNEMWEGVGSTTLGGLEWN from the exons ATGAAATCTTCAAAGCTTCCTACCATAAGGGCCTTCGGACAACGACCAATTTCTTCACAATTTCTCTCTGCCTCTTCAAAAGG TGATGGTAAAGTAGATGGACAGTCTAAAGCTGCTGGCAAACATATGCGTGTTTCGCTTTCGAGTTTTCTTGATAAGAAGCTGCAGAAAGGGGCTAGTTTGAGTAAATCTGTTCAG GGAAAACAAAAACCATTTTCATCACCTGTGATTGGCGTGGGTGTAAGTGGGTGTAGGGAAGGAGAGAATATTGGTAACAGAACAGGTGAACCAGGGCTGAATTGTGATATTGATGTAGCTTTTGAAAAGCTCAAAAGTACTGCAGATAAAAAGGAAGGGTTTATCAGCTTACCTGCTAATGACTTTGGAGGTTCGAATATACACCACAGTCAAGGGTCAAGAAAAAGAGGCAACTCATTTGAAG GTAAGGACGAGAAAGCAACAGCTCGAAAGGTCCTAGTCACCCTTGGTGATAATAATAAGAATGCATATAATCCAAGGAAGAAGCAATTTATTAGCTACGAGAAATCTAAGCCTCTCTTTAATCATT ATGCAAATGGTAGCGGCTGGTGGGACAGTAACATGGAAGGCGTTGACAATGAAGAAGTGGGTTGCAACGAAATGTGGGAAGGGGTCGGATCTACTACTTTAGGAGGACTCGAGTGGAACTAG
- the LOC108195218 gene encoding uncharacterized protein LOC108195218 isoform X2, with protein MRVSLSSFLDKKLQKGASLSKSVQGKQKPFSSPVIGVGVSGCREGENIGNRTGEPGLNCDIDVAFEKLKSTADKKEGFISLPANDFGGSNIHHSQGSRKRGNSFEGKDEKATARKVLVTLGDNNKNAYNPRKKQFISYEKSKPLFNHYANGSGWWDSNMEGVDNEEVGCNEMWEGVGSTTLGGLEWN; from the exons ATGCGTGTTTCGCTTTCGAGTTTTCTTGATAAGAAGCTGCAGAAAGGGGCTAGTTTGAGTAAATCTGTTCAG GGAAAACAAAAACCATTTTCATCACCTGTGATTGGCGTGGGTGTAAGTGGGTGTAGGGAAGGAGAGAATATTGGTAACAGAACAGGTGAACCAGGGCTGAATTGTGATATTGATGTAGCTTTTGAAAAGCTCAAAAGTACTGCAGATAAAAAGGAAGGGTTTATCAGCTTACCTGCTAATGACTTTGGAGGTTCGAATATACACCACAGTCAAGGGTCAAGAAAAAGAGGCAACTCATTTGAAG GTAAGGACGAGAAAGCAACAGCTCGAAAGGTCCTAGTCACCCTTGGTGATAATAATAAGAATGCATATAATCCAAGGAAGAAGCAATTTATTAGCTACGAGAAATCTAAGCCTCTCTTTAATCATT ATGCAAATGGTAGCGGCTGGTGGGACAGTAACATGGAAGGCGTTGACAATGAAGAAGTGGGTTGCAACGAAATGTGGGAAGGGGTCGGATCTACTACTTTAGGAGGACTCGAGTGGAACTAG
- the LOC108195216 gene encoding F-box/kelch-repeat protein At3g23880-like: MTISTADSRPIPSLPADIILEILQWLPVLSLLRFRSVCKLWLSLISTHDFIQTHLSKSTQFTHPRLILSSLDPHFNIFSVDAGLIQPSCEELEYPLKQLGVLVRIVGTCNGLVCVAFEGSLILWNPATRKSRRVCDSEVKLRLRSHSECVYGFGYDESNDDYKVVEIKCSSNYRGPCTTELKMYSSRSNCWRRIEDFPVGISINKSGKFAYGALHWVTRPPSCQDSWIIVSLDMTREHYGEVVQPDYGEGNCSLTLGMLGKYLSILISCQKCRWDVWVMKEYGVKESWTKLVTILNMDDPYGYPYTPLYIYANADLLLKFVSRIVVYNIKEGVMDLAITNFTGCYDCYEADTYVETLVSPDIQT, encoded by the coding sequence ATGACTATAAGCACTGCAGATTCGAGGCCTATCCCAAGCCTGCCTGCGGATATTATTCTGGAGATCCTACAATGGCTGCCCGTGTTGTCTCTTTTGCGGTTCAGGTCAGTTTGTAAGTTGTGGCTCTCTTTGATTTCTACTCATGATTTTATCCAAACCCACCTTTCTAAATCGACTCAATTTACTCACCCTAGACTGATTTTAAGCTCCCTCGACCCTCATTTCAACATTTTCTCTGTTGATGCTGGGCTTATTCAGCCCAGTTGCGAGGAGCTTGAATATCCTCTGAAACAACTAGGTGTATTAGTCCGGATTGTAGGTACTTGTAATGGCTTGGTTTGTGTAGCTTTCGAAGGTTCATTGATTTTGTGGAACCCTGCCACTCGGAAATCAAGAAGGGTTTGCGATTCTGAAGTGAAATTGCGACTCAGAAGTCATTCAGAATGTGTTTATGGGTTTGGTTATGATGAAAGTAATGATGATTACAAGGTTGTTGAGATCAAATGTAGTTCCAATTATCGCGGACCTTGTACAACTGAACTCAAAATGTATAGCTCAAGGTCCAATTGTTGGAGAAGGATAGAAGACTTTCCAGTTGGCATTTCAATTAATAAGTCCGGAAAGTTTGCATATGGAGCTCTGCATTGGGTTACTAGGCCACCTAGTTGTCAAGATTCATGGATCATCGTCTCTCTCGACATGACAAGGGAGCATTACGGAGAAGTTGTGCAGCCAGATTATGGAGAGGGCAACTGCAGTTTGACACTAGGAATGTTGGGAAAATACTTATCCATCCTTATTAGTTGTCAGAAATGTAGGTGGGATGTTTGGGTTATGAAGGAGTACGGTGTGAAAGAATCATGGACAAAATTAGTTACCATCTTGAATATGGATGATCCGTACGGATATCCGTATACACCGTTGTACATTTACGCCAATGCAGATCTTTTGCTGAAATTTGTGTCGCGTATTGTAGTGTACAATATCAAGGAGGGTGTAATGGATCTTGCGATTACCAATTTTACTGGTTGTTATGATTGTTATGAAGCAGATACTTATGTTGAAACTCTGGTTTCACCTGATATCCAAACATGA